The following nucleotide sequence is from uncultured Draconibacterium sp..
GCTTCAGAATACGAAAGCTCGTCCATCGAACAGTTTATTTCAGGACGCTCGAACGATACTACACAAAAAATAAAGAACATGATCATTTTCGATCTTGTTTTGAAAGCGCTTGCAATGTGTGCACTGGCCATTGACTTTGTCCTTTATTTTGGCACCACTAATATAATGTCGGTTACTCTTTTCGGAATAATATTGCTTATTCCTTTAATTTTTATGCAGTACAAAATGCTAAACCGCTTTACCGAGGCGGCCGATAACGGACAAACTACCCGCGACAAGCTGGCATCGATGCTTACCTACTTAAAAACAAAGTTCTTTACTACTTTACTTTCCATATCGGGCACATACCTGTTTGGTTTTATCGCCGGGTCGTTGGTTTATTTTTATGTTACTTACGGTTATGTACGACCGCTCGATGGTGTTGACTTTGTGGTATTTTTAACTTTCATTCTTATTGGCATTGTGCTCAACTTTGTTGTTAACCAGAGTCAGGTAAAATACCACATCAAACACCTTGAAACCTGTTTAAATGACCTTAATGAACGGAACCTGGAATTGGTTTCTGAAAACATTGAACTGCAACGAAAACGCGACCGGGCCAACAAACTACTGCTGGCATTAGTGCTTGTTCTAGGAATTCTACTACTTATTATCGTATTTAAAAACATCGGTTTTATCGTTAAATAAACCAAACTTTGAACAGTGAAAGAACTGTTCAGCAACCAAAAATTTACTGCCATGAAAACAATAAAAACCATAAGCTGGCTATTGCTGTTTGTTTTTTTATGGGTAGCAGCGGCCGGGCAGACTTCCAAAAATCAACCAAAACGAATGACTTACGCTGTTGAAATCAGCGGTGTACTATGCGGCTATTCTGAAATGACAATTTCTCCTACTGAAAAAGATGGCCGGAAATTACTAAGCATAAATACAGAGGCGCTGGTAAAACAACGTGCCCTGGGCGGAAATGTAGAGTTAATTATTACTGAGCATGCACTAATTTCACCCGAAACGGAACTTCCGGTTTGGATTGAACAGCGTTTTATAACCAATGCTGAAGTTTACTCTTGTGCCAGTTTTGATAATAGAGTTGCGCATTTTACTTCCGTAGAAGGTAGCGAACCTCAAGAAATTCAACTACCCGATGATGTCATTCTGGAGAATCCACTTTCTTATCCGCATTTAATGATCGACTTTATACGGGGAGATGCAAATGAAAAAGAATACAAGGTTTTCGATATTCAGAGTGGAGAAATTATATCAAAAACATACAAACGTATTGGTGAAGAAAAACTGGAACTGGCAGGAGACAATTACAATGCCACAGTTTTAGAGGAATTCAATCACCAAACCGGCATTACAACAAAACTCTGGCTGGATAAAGAAAACAGTCAAGCTATAAAAATGAACACTTCAAACCGGGTGATCTACCTGGCCGATGAATCCTTAAAAAAAAGTATTCAGGTTGTTGATGTCGACAATATACTATTTGCCCGCGTTGATAAGGTTATCGCCAATGTTCACGCCATTTCTTCAATGAAAATTGAAGCATCGATACAATCAGAAGGAGAAATAATTACCCCTGAAAGCTTAAATTTTCCGGGGCAAAAATTCGAAGGAACTGTCAGCAATAATTTAATTGAAGGAGTATTTGACGTGGAAAGACAGCACTACACGGGTGAAAATGCTCCCTCCTTCCCGGCTCATTTTTCTGATGAAAAACTCAGAAAATACCTTGAACCGGAAAGACTGATTGAATCAGATCATCCTGTTTTGGTGAAAGAAGCAAAACGAATCACCGCCGATTCAAAAGACGCCTGGGAAGCTACGGTGAAACTCAGTACCTGGGTTGGCGAAAATATTATGGGCGCCATTCCGGGCGGCACATCAGCCATAAATACTTACAACACCCGCGAAGGAGAATGCGGTTCTCATTCGCGATTACTGGCAGCCTTTTGCCGTGCCGTTGGCATTCCGGCCCGACTTTCCATCGGTTGTATGTACATTTCGTATGCAGGCGGTTGCTTTTACCAACACGCCTGGACAGAAGTTTACATGGGTGATGCCGGGTGGGTAGCTGTTGATGCTACTGCACATGAATTCGATTTTGTAGATGCCGGACACATCCGTTTGGGTGAAAAAACTTCCTTTAATCCGAAAGCAATGAAAATACTGGATTATCAAATGGACAATGAATCGGTAGATATTACAGTTCCTGATGAATACAAAAAATACCTCGGCAATTACCTCTTTGAAGAACGGAACAGCGTTTTTAAAATTCTCTACCAAGATGGAAGCCTCGCTGTTGATATACCCAATGCACAGGTACTGGCACTTAATCCGCCCGATGAAAATGGCGTGTTTTATCCAACAGTGACCCGGCAGCTGAATTTTTCTTTCGGAAACGATATCTATGGAAACATTTCAACGATGAAATTACAACAGGTAATTCCTTTGGGTAAAAAATTTGAGCAGGACAGCATCCCATCTGAGGTGCCTGAAGAAATAAGGTCACTTGTAGGAAATTACTGGTTTGCTCAGGCCCGTGCGGATTTTAAAGTGATTTATGAAAATGGAATCCTTGCCTTTATAAATCCTTTGACCAAAGAAACCGTAAAACTACCGAAACAAACTGAATCCGGTTTATGGAAAGATGAACTGGGAAAAAATGAAGTTGAATTTGAAAGAAACGATGCAAATGAAGTTGTTAGAATGCACGTATACGTTAATGTTTATCTGAAAAAACAAGTTGAACTTTAAAACAACAGCCATGGAATATAAAGTGCACA
It contains:
- a CDS encoding transglutaminase-like domain-containing protein; this translates as MKTIKTISWLLLFVFLWVAAAGQTSKNQPKRMTYAVEISGVLCGYSEMTISPTEKDGRKLLSINTEALVKQRALGGNVELIITEHALISPETELPVWIEQRFITNAEVYSCASFDNRVAHFTSVEGSEPQEIQLPDDVILENPLSYPHLMIDFIRGDANEKEYKVFDIQSGEIISKTYKRIGEEKLELAGDNYNATVLEEFNHQTGITTKLWLDKENSQAIKMNTSNRVIYLADESLKKSIQVVDVDNILFARVDKVIANVHAISSMKIEASIQSEGEIITPESLNFPGQKFEGTVSNNLIEGVFDVERQHYTGENAPSFPAHFSDEKLRKYLEPERLIESDHPVLVKEAKRITADSKDAWEATVKLSTWVGENIMGAIPGGTSAINTYNTREGECGSHSRLLAAFCRAVGIPARLSIGCMYISYAGGCFYQHAWTEVYMGDAGWVAVDATAHEFDFVDAGHIRLGEKTSFNPKAMKILDYQMDNESVDITVPDEYKKYLGNYLFEERNSVFKILYQDGSLAVDIPNAQVLALNPPDENGVFYPTVTRQLNFSFGNDIYGNISTMKLQQVIPLGKKFEQDSIPSEVPEEIRSLVGNYWFAQARADFKVIYENGILAFINPLTKETVKLPKQTESGLWKDELGKNEVEFERNDANEVVRMHVYVNVYLKKQVEL